The Carbonactinospora thermoautotrophica sequence CGGTCACGCGGTCGCGGTCGACGACGACGGGCGCGTCGTGGGGGTCGCCTCCCAGGCGGACATCACCGAGGCCATCCAGGCCCTCGACAGCGAGAGCGGCCGCGCCGGGAGGCAGCCGTGAGGTGGGACTGGGTCGGCAGCCACCTCGACCTGTTCGCCAAGCTGCTCGCCCAGCACGTGTACCTGTCGGTGACCCCGGTGCTGTACGGGCTGCTGATCTCGCTGCCGCTGGGCCTGGCCTGCGTCCGGTGGCCCCGGATCTACCCGCCGGTGCTCGCCGCGACCAGCGTCCTGTACGCGCTGCCGTCGATCGCGCTGTTTGTGTTCCTGCTCGACTACACGGGCCTGGCGCCGGCGACGGCGATCATCCCGCTGACGGTGTACACGCTGTCGGTGCTCATCCGCAACGTCGTCGACGGCCTGCGCTCGGTGCCCGAGCCGGTGCGGCAGGCCGCCACCGCCATGGGCTTCGGCGCCGCCC is a genomic window containing:
- a CDS encoding ABC transporter permease, producing the protein MRWDWVGSHLDLFAKLLAQHVYLSVTPVLYGLLISLPLGLACVRWPRIYPPVLAATSVLYALPSIALFVFLLDYTGLAPATAIIPLTVYTLSVLIRNVVDGLRSVPEPVRQAATAMGFGAARRLVQVELPIATPIVIAGLRVATVSNISLVSIGSLIGLGGLGQLFTDGFQRSFPTPIIVGIVLTIALAVLADGLLVLLQRLLTPWTRARRAGA